From candidate division TA06 bacterium, the proteins below share one genomic window:
- a CDS encoding ABC transporter ATP-binding protein, translating to MKAFLTLKSYFFEARWRLLAGFLSLLLVDALQLIIPRIIKWAVDDLTEGRVNPFGLLRYALYIVAISVSMNFIRFFWRYFIIGNSRKIEEKLRNRLFSHIQTLSFKFFNNTKTGDLMAHATNDMNAVRMASGIGLVAATDSVVLGSAALAFMFAINVRLTLMALSIAPFLIVTVLFFGKMLHKRFEGVQATFALLMERARENFSGIRVVKSYVQEKSETDKFSEISSLYVQDNMNLVKVWGMFFPTIMFFAHVSSAIVLLFGGGKVILTEISMGDFVAFTSYLGILIWPMMAIGWVINMLQRGAASLGRINKILDTKPDIKDGEDLIETESVKGDIEFKNVTFSYNGSGPILTNVSLKVKQGETLGLVGRTGTGKSTLANLIPRLFDVQQGEITIGGHSLKRYPLKALRRSVGCVPQDTFLFSDTLRENITFGNANVPEEEIEEITSAAQLNKDLEDFPQGLDTLVGERGVTLSGGQRQRVAIARALLLDPEILILDDAFSSVDTDTEDAILHSLKKKREGRTTIIISHRISTVKDAHKIIVLDEGKIVEQGTHDELLKNEGIYSEMYYMQLLEEELEQSTTRR from the coding sequence ATGAAGGCGTTTCTCACACTAAAAAGCTACTTCTTCGAAGCCAGATGGCGCTTGCTGGCCGGATTCCTCAGCCTCCTTTTGGTGGATGCTCTCCAGCTCATAATCCCCAGGATAATAAAATGGGCCGTTGACGACTTGACCGAAGGCAGAGTCAATCCATTTGGTTTGCTCAGATACGCCCTTTATATTGTGGCCATCTCTGTCAGCATGAACTTCATCAGATTCTTCTGGAGATACTTCATAATTGGAAACTCCAGAAAGATCGAGGAGAAACTCAGAAACCGACTCTTCTCGCACATACAGACACTCTCGTTCAAGTTCTTCAACAACACCAAGACGGGCGACCTTATGGCGCACGCGACCAATGACATGAATGCCGTAAGGATGGCTTCTGGAATCGGCTTGGTCGCTGCAACCGACTCAGTAGTACTGGGAAGCGCTGCCCTTGCATTCATGTTTGCCATAAATGTCAGGCTGACCCTCATGGCCTTATCCATAGCTCCTTTTCTCATCGTGACCGTACTCTTCTTTGGAAAGATGCTCCACAAGCGATTTGAGGGAGTCCAGGCCACTTTTGCTCTTCTCATGGAAAGGGCGAGAGAGAACTTTTCAGGTATCCGAGTGGTAAAGTCATACGTACAGGAAAAAAGCGAGACAGACAAGTTCTCGGAGATCTCTTCTCTCTATGTACAGGATAACATGAACCTGGTGAAGGTGTGGGGGATGTTCTTCCCAACCATAATGTTCTTCGCACACGTGAGCTCTGCGATTGTGCTCCTGTTTGGTGGTGGAAAGGTAATTCTCACTGAGATTTCAATGGGAGACTTCGTAGCTTTCACCAGCTATCTGGGGATTCTAATCTGGCCGATGATGGCTATCGGTTGGGTGATAAATATGCTACAGAGAGGCGCAGCCTCCCTGGGCCGGATAAACAAAATTCTGGACACTAAGCCGGACATAAAAGACGGCGAAGACCTGATCGAGACGGAATCCGTAAAAGGAGACATAGAGTTCAAGAATGTGACCTTTTCCTACAACGGTTCTGGTCCAATCCTCACCAACGTATCGCTGAAGGTCAAACAGGGAGAGACCCTCGGGCTAGTGGGTAGAACAGGAACCGGAAAGAGCACCCTGGCAAATCTCATACCCAGACTCTTTGACGTCCAGCAAGGAGAGATAACTATTGGAGGACACAGTCTGAAAAGGTACCCACTCAAAGCCCTCAGAAGAAGCGTCGGATGCGTTCCCCAGGACACATTCCTTTTCTCGGATACACTGAGAGAGAACATCACCTTCGGGAATGCCAATGTTCCAGAAGAGGAAATAGAAGAGATCACCTCAGCCGCGCAGTTGAACAAGGACCTGGAGGATTTTCCGCAGGGACTGGATACTCTGGTCGGAGAACGGGGTGTCACCTTATCCGGAGGTCAGAGACAGAGAGTTGCTATAGCGAGGGCGTTGCTCCTGGATCCTGAGATACTCATCCTGGACGATGCCTTCTCATCAGTGGACACGGACACAGAAGATGCCATACTTCACTCATTGAAGAAGAAGAGGGAAGGAAGGACTACCATCATCATCTCTCACAGGATCTCAACGGTCAAAGACGCGCATAAGATAATCGTCCTCGATGAAGGAAAGATAGTTGAGCAGGGAACACACGATGAGCTTCTGAAAAATGAAGGCATCTACTCTGAGATGTACTACATGCAGCTACTTGAGGAGGAACTGGAACAATCAACCACGAGGAGATAG
- a CDS encoding MBL fold metallo-hydrolase, translating into MKISFLGAAKSVTGSCHRVECNGKTVLLDCGLHQGHRDEADRLNRSFSFEPSRVDFVLVSHAHIDHSGNLPTLAKKGFRGRIIATRATIDLLNVMLKDSAHIQKRDIQYVNKKRKKKGLPPKDILYTLDDVEQALGMMEGVDYGTRVSLGEGVSAEFFDAGHILGSALIRIEDGETTLTFTGDLGRKNMAILRDPYQVQETDSLITESTYGNRLHDRAVETEEKLAEIIRESVRRKGKMIIPAFSVGRTQALVYSLHSLSLEEKIPKLPMFVDSPLSMNVTEIFKRHPECYDEEIREMLHSEGDPFGFGNLKYVSDVEESRALNRVDYPCVIISASGMCEAGRILHHLKNSITDKRNTVLIVGYQAQGTLGRRLVEKEKIVRIFGEKYKRRCRIEVLNGYSAHADKRELGEYIGKMNITKNIFCVHGEENATKEFAESLRKSNNCGVHVPNLGDSFELH; encoded by the coding sequence ATGAAGATTAGCTTTCTAGGCGCAGCAAAGAGCGTTACAGGGTCATGCCACAGGGTGGAGTGTAATGGCAAGACGGTTCTATTGGACTGTGGTCTTCACCAGGGGCACAGAGACGAAGCTGACAGGCTCAATAGGTCTTTTTCTTTTGAGCCGAGCCGGGTCGACTTTGTACTGGTCTCACATGCTCACATTGACCATAGCGGGAATCTGCCTACACTGGCCAAAAAGGGTTTCAGGGGAAGGATAATAGCGACGCGCGCGACAATTGATCTTCTGAATGTGATGCTGAAAGATTCGGCCCACATACAGAAAAGAGACATTCAATATGTGAACAAAAAGAGGAAGAAGAAGGGCCTCCCTCCCAAAGATATCCTTTACACCCTGGATGATGTGGAGCAGGCTCTTGGAATGATGGAAGGAGTAGACTATGGCACCCGGGTCTCGCTTGGCGAGGGAGTCAGTGCAGAGTTTTTCGATGCGGGACACATACTTGGTTCAGCTCTCATAAGAATTGAAGACGGGGAAACGACTCTGACCTTCACAGGAGATCTGGGAAGAAAGAACATGGCAATCCTGAGAGATCCTTACCAGGTCCAAGAAACTGACTCTCTGATTACTGAATCTACATACGGCAACAGGCTACACGACAGGGCGGTGGAGACCGAGGAGAAGCTGGCCGAGATTATCAGAGAGAGCGTGCGTAGGAAGGGGAAGATGATAATCCCTGCATTCTCGGTAGGCAGGACCCAGGCCCTCGTCTACAGCCTGCATTCGCTCTCCCTTGAAGAGAAGATACCGAAGCTCCCCATGTTTGTGGACAGTCCGCTTTCTATGAATGTTACGGAGATTTTCAAGAGACATCCGGAATGCTATGATGAAGAAATTAGAGAAATGTTGCATAGCGAGGGAGATCCTTTCGGATTCGGGAACCTCAAGTATGTGAGCGATGTGGAAGAGTCGAGGGCCTTGAATCGCGTGGACTATCCCTGTGTCATAATCTCAGCCTCTGGAATGTGTGAAGCTGGTCGTATTCTGCACCACCTGAAGAATTCGATTACTGATAAGAGAAATACTGTTTTGATCGTGGGATATCAGGCCCAGGGAACGTTGGGCAGAAGGCTGGTGGAGAAAGAGAAAATCGTAAGGATATTTGGAGAGAAATACAAAAGGAGATGCAGGATTGAGGTCCTCAACGGTTATAGCGCTCATGCAGACAAAAGGGAACTGGGCGAATATATCGGGAAGATGAATATTACGAAGAATATCTTCTGCGTTCACGGTGAGGAGAACGCCACAAAGGAATTCGCGGAGAGTCTACGCAAGAGTAACAACTGTGGTGTTCACGTTCCCAATCTTGGAGACAGCTTTGAACTCCATTGA
- the rimI gene encoding ribosomal-protein-alanine N-acetyltransferase, giving the protein MQRSRRKMGEDTADKLSDVTIEAMSVRDVDEIVAIEKTSFPSPWPADTFIEDIKSSRSVCYVARTKGRLVGYAVCWLVPGELHIGNLAIDVPLRRQGIGSRLLSKLLGLAREKGVERVTLEVRVSNTVAISLYHKFGFKDVAIIRNYYGSEDEDALVMLLRTG; this is encoded by the coding sequence ATGCAGAGATCAAGGAGAAAAATGGGTGAGGATACAGCGGATAAACTTTCGGATGTGACAATAGAGGCTATGAGTGTCCGCGACGTTGATGAGATTGTTGCCATCGAGAAAACTAGTTTTCCTAGCCCGTGGCCGGCAGATACCTTCATAGAAGATATCAAAAGTAGCCGTTCAGTCTGCTATGTAGCTAGAACAAAAGGCAGACTGGTAGGATACGCTGTTTGCTGGCTGGTTCCCGGTGAACTACACATCGGGAACCTTGCAATAGATGTGCCGCTTCGAAGACAGGGAATCGGTTCAAGGTTGTTGTCCAAACTTCTAGGGTTGGCCAGGGAAAAAGGGGTTGAGAGGGTCACGCTTGAGGTCAGGGTATCTAATACGGTGGCAATATCACTCTATCATAAGTTTGGATTCAAGGATGTTGCAATAATACGCAACTACTACGGGAGTGAGGATGAAGATGCCCTGGTTATGTTACTCCGTACAGGATAG
- the xerD gene encoding site-specific tyrosine recombinase XerD — protein MLRRISSAFTVRRTPQRNSRRVYARVTTVVFTFPILETALNSIETADQLGSTVVTFVDYLRSEQGLSENTVISYKYDLSKYVKHLFHKGVKKVTLATTEDIEDFLLTMKDEDAAPTTVARAVSSLKSFYRYLVTEGKATVDPTLNIDAPRFLRRLPDVLSPEEVFEILEAPDTSKPLGLRDRAILELMYATGARVSEILGLRIGDLVWESSMVRVFGKGSKERLVPVGAVAKEFVDKYLKSVRPTLRAAAQSDYLFLSTHSGKMSRNTLWKMVKRCALRAGAKKHVTPHTFRHSFATHLLEGGADLVVVQELLGHADISTTQIYTHVDREYLREVHRTCHPRG, from the coding sequence ATATTACGAAGAATATCTTCTGCGTTCACGGTGAGGAGAACGCCACAAAGGAATTCGCGGAGAGTCTACGCAAGAGTAACAACTGTGGTGTTCACGTTCCCAATCTTGGAGACAGCTTTGAACTCCATTGAGACTGCAGACCAACTGGGTAGTACGGTAGTAACCTTCGTAGACTACCTGCGATCCGAGCAAGGGCTGTCGGAGAATACAGTTATTTCTTATAAATATGATCTTTCGAAGTATGTGAAACATCTTTTTCATAAAGGAGTGAAGAAGGTCACTCTGGCCACAACTGAAGATATAGAGGACTTCTTGTTAACCATGAAGGATGAAGACGCCGCGCCTACCACCGTGGCTAGAGCAGTGTCATCTCTGAAGTCCTTTTACAGATACCTGGTCACTGAAGGAAAGGCTACTGTCGACCCTACCTTGAACATTGACGCTCCCAGATTTCTGAGGCGTTTGCCAGACGTGCTGTCCCCCGAAGAAGTTTTTGAGATTCTCGAAGCACCCGACACCTCAAAGCCTCTCGGTCTGAGAGACAGAGCGATTCTGGAGTTAATGTACGCGACTGGTGCGAGGGTGTCTGAGATATTGGGTCTCAGGATTGGTGATTTGGTTTGGGAAAGTTCGATGGTAAGGGTTTTCGGGAAGGGATCCAAGGAGAGATTGGTGCCTGTTGGTGCGGTTGCCAAGGAGTTTGTCGACAAATATCTCAAGAGTGTCAGGCCCACTCTTCGAGCCGCGGCTCAATCTGATTACCTTTTTTTGAGTACCCACTCTGGAAAAATGTCGAGGAACACACTGTGGAAAATGGTCAAGAGATGTGCTCTGCGGGCTGGAGCAAAGAAGCACGTTACCCCCCACACATTCAGACACTCTTTTGCGACTCACCTGCTGGAGGGAGGTGCAGATCTTGTGGTTGTTCAGGAGCTTCTGGGGCACGCAGACATCTCCACTACCCAGATCTACACCCATGTTGACAGAGAGTATCTTAGAGAAGTGCACAGGACCTGCCATCCTCGAGGCTAA
- the tsaE gene encoding tRNA (adenosine(37)-N6)-threonylcarbamoyltransferase complex ATPase subunit type 1 TsaE, with amino-acid sequence MSTVLRTKSVEETKEFGRWFGAWVEVGDVLALYGELGTGKTVLVKGLSETLGVKENVESPTFTIVGEYEGRIPLYHMDLFRMSSLEEILRIGYEEYVYGDGVCVIEWADKIQRLLPEKRLDIKLFHVAEDERKIEVIPRSVVLPPLPVHLLQEIQG; translated from the coding sequence ATGTCTACCGTTCTCAGGACGAAAAGTGTCGAAGAGACAAAAGAATTTGGGAGATGGTTCGGCGCCTGGGTGGAAGTCGGCGATGTACTGGCTCTGTATGGAGAACTCGGGACAGGAAAGACAGTACTGGTAAAGGGGTTGTCGGAGACACTTGGTGTAAAAGAGAATGTTGAAAGCCCCACCTTCACGATAGTCGGCGAGTACGAGGGCAGGATTCCGCTTTACCATATGGACCTTTTCAGAATGTCAAGCTTGGAGGAGATTCTGAGGATCGGGTATGAGGAGTACGTGTATGGTGACGGAGTTTGTGTCATCGAGTGGGCTGACAAGATCCAGCGGTTGTTGCCGGAAAAGAGACTGGACATCAAACTCTTCCATGTGGCTGAAGACGAAAGAAAGATAGAAGTAATTCCTCGCAGTGTGGTGCTGCCACCTCTGCCGGTACACCTTCTTCAAGAGATCCAAGGCTAG
- a CDS encoding DEAD/DEAH box helicase — protein MQLIQLIESLRAEKGFGDRITAYSVLPVKEGSYREYPSFLRESLVRVLKGMGISKLYSHQRGAVDLIDAGKNVVVVTPTASGKTLCYNLPVLDSIVGDEKSKAIYLFPTKALSQDQVSELNGIIDALDSDIKAYTYDGDTPKDARKSIRMRGQIVVTNPDMLHTGILPHHTKWNELFSGLKFVVVDELHTYKGVFGSHFANVIRRLKRICKFYGSSPQFICCSATIGNPRELAQELIEEDFVLVDKSGAPRGEKIMIFYNPPVINRQLGIRKNLLLETRRVVSKFMEAGVVTIAFARSRLSTEVLVTYLKEEIVRRGKSANLIRGYRGGYLPRERREIEKSLRNGELLGVVSTNALELGIDIGSLQACVMAGYPGTISSTWQQAGRAGRKSEASCAVLVASSSPLDQFIINNPDYFFGSNPENGVVGPNNLHIVLSHIKCAAFELPFKKGEKFGSQDTSEILSFLEDKGVVHLVGGRYHWMSDSYPAESISLRFATPENFVVFNSTRGNEAIGEVDLESAPMLLHKDAIYMHEGKQFQIDEMDWEGKKVYASEVDVDYYTDAKIDTDIQVMEVFSKQTSLDVQKCEGEISVKKLPTMYKKIRLHTHENIGSGEIHLPEMEMHTTSYWISFLESFTEKLENADLKEALCPLANVVRNVVPVFLLCDPRDVFAVHQEKSPFTGHPTVFMYDVHPGGVGLSRKIYEMDRAIFEASVRLIEKCACSAGCPSCVGPVDEVGPRGKDAALQTLRLILHLFGEDDS, from the coding sequence ATGCAGCTTATCCAACTTATTGAGAGTCTTCGCGCAGAAAAGGGGTTCGGCGACAGGATAACCGCCTACAGCGTACTCCCTGTGAAGGAAGGCTCCTACAGGGAGTATCCCTCTTTCCTGAGGGAATCTCTTGTGAGAGTGCTAAAGGGGATGGGGATAAGTAAGCTCTACTCGCATCAAAGGGGGGCTGTGGATCTCATAGATGCAGGGAAGAACGTTGTGGTTGTGACCCCCACCGCTTCAGGGAAAACTCTCTGCTATAATTTGCCGGTATTAGACTCAATTGTTGGTGACGAGAAGTCGAAGGCCATATACCTGTTTCCCACAAAAGCCCTTTCCCAGGATCAAGTTTCAGAGCTCAACGGAATAATCGATGCACTCGATTCTGACATCAAAGCATACACGTACGACGGTGATACTCCAAAGGACGCGCGCAAGTCGATAAGGATGAGGGGCCAGATTGTGGTTACCAACCCCGACATGCTCCACACAGGCATACTTCCGCATCACACCAAATGGAACGAACTTTTCAGTGGGCTGAAATTTGTGGTTGTTGATGAGTTGCACACGTACAAGGGTGTATTTGGCAGCCATTTTGCAAATGTGATAAGAAGGCTCAAGCGGATTTGCAAATTTTACGGCTCAAGCCCTCAGTTCATTTGCTGTTCAGCCACCATAGGCAATCCCAGAGAGCTTGCTCAGGAGCTAATAGAGGAAGATTTTGTGCTTGTTGACAAGAGCGGAGCTCCGCGGGGCGAGAAGATAATGATCTTCTACAATCCTCCAGTCATAAACAGGCAGTTGGGAATAAGAAAGAATCTGCTTCTGGAGACACGCAGGGTAGTTTCAAAGTTTATGGAGGCTGGTGTTGTGACGATAGCCTTCGCAAGGAGTAGGCTTTCTACTGAGGTTTTGGTCACCTATCTGAAAGAGGAAATTGTACGCCGTGGGAAATCAGCAAACCTGATAAGGGGGTATAGAGGAGGATACCTTCCCCGGGAGAGGAGGGAGATTGAGAAATCATTGAGGAATGGGGAATTGCTGGGCGTTGTATCCACAAACGCTCTGGAACTGGGTATCGATATTGGGAGCTTGCAGGCCTGTGTCATGGCAGGATACCCCGGAACAATTTCTTCGACCTGGCAGCAGGCTGGTCGAGCGGGGAGGAAGTCCGAGGCCTCCTGTGCGGTTCTGGTGGCCAGTTCTTCTCCCCTTGATCAGTTCATCATAAACAACCCGGACTACTTCTTCGGCTCCAATCCGGAGAATGGTGTAGTGGGCCCAAACAATCTGCACATCGTCCTGAGTCACATCAAATGCGCCGCCTTTGAGCTTCCTTTCAAAAAAGGGGAGAAGTTTGGCAGCCAGGACACCTCCGAGATTCTCTCATTTCTTGAGGATAAAGGAGTAGTCCACCTGGTCGGCGGTCGCTACCATTGGATGAGCGATTCCTATCCCGCTGAATCGATTTCGCTGAGATTCGCAACCCCCGAAAACTTTGTAGTCTTCAATTCAACGCGTGGCAACGAGGCTATCGGGGAGGTCGATCTGGAAAGCGCGCCCATGCTTTTACACAAAGATGCGATCTACATGCATGAAGGGAAACAGTTCCAGATCGATGAGATGGACTGGGAAGGGAAAAAAGTGTACGCCAGTGAGGTAGACGTTGACTACTACACAGATGCCAAGATTGATACAGACATACAGGTGATGGAAGTCTTCTCGAAACAAACATCTCTCGATGTACAAAAATGCGAGGGAGAGATATCAGTCAAGAAACTGCCCACCATGTACAAAAAGATCAGGCTGCATACGCACGAGAATATCGGTTCCGGCGAAATTCATCTTCCAGAAATGGAGATGCACACGACCTCCTACTGGATTAGTTTCCTGGAATCTTTCACAGAGAAGCTGGAAAACGCAGACCTGAAGGAAGCGCTTTGCCCGCTTGCGAATGTTGTCAGAAATGTTGTCCCTGTGTTTCTATTGTGCGACCCGCGGGATGTGTTCGCTGTACATCAAGAAAAATCTCCATTTACAGGTCACCCTACAGTTTTTATGTATGATGTGCATCCGGGAGGAGTTGGCCTGAGCAGGAAGATCTACGAGATGGATAGAGCGATTTTTGAAGCCTCTGTCAGACTGATAGAGAAGTGCGCATGTTCTGCTGGCTGTCCGTCCTGTGTGGGACCGGTGGATGAGGTAGGGCCCAGGGGCAAGGATGCAGCACTACAGACACTGAGACTGATACTGCATCTCTTTGGTGAGGACGATTCTTGA
- a CDS encoding biotin--[acetyl-CoA-carboxylase] ligase: MQQEDGFLEDIEEKIAQFLKVGEYVRSDELVAEAGCSLDELENFLSSLKKRGYEIEENPALGIRLLEEPDTLSEVEIARRLKTSVIGRKAYCYSSVGSTNELAIRLGQQGAEEGAVIIANEQTKGKGRFGRSWVSPRREGIWMSLILRPEPHLEPATALSLVAAYSVAIALREVAGVRAMIKWPNDVRVGEKKICGILAELSKDARGNQFIVLGFGVNVNQSSFSGDLEQVATSVKIETGEKIPRLPLIRKLLENLEEFYFQCKKDGFSGILKGVREISTLMGKRVEVSLGGETISGYVQDIDDMGRLIIRTDDGNIREIFAGEANTVR; the protein is encoded by the coding sequence ATTCAGCAGGAGGATGGTTTTTTGGAAGACATAGAGGAAAAGATAGCTCAGTTCCTGAAGGTTGGAGAGTACGTGCGCAGCGACGAATTGGTCGCCGAGGCGGGATGCTCGCTGGACGAACTGGAGAATTTCCTATCTTCACTGAAAAAGAGAGGTTATGAGATCGAAGAGAATCCTGCGCTTGGGATAAGGCTCCTGGAGGAACCGGACACCCTTTCAGAGGTTGAAATTGCCAGAAGGCTCAAGACCAGTGTTATAGGAAGAAAGGCTTATTGCTATTCGAGCGTTGGATCCACGAATGAGCTGGCGATCAGGCTGGGTCAGCAAGGGGCAGAAGAAGGTGCGGTGATCATAGCAAATGAGCAGACAAAGGGAAAAGGGAGGTTCGGAAGGAGTTGGGTTTCGCCAAGAAGAGAAGGAATATGGATGAGTCTTATTTTGAGACCCGAACCACATCTGGAACCGGCCACTGCTCTTTCTTTAGTTGCAGCCTACTCTGTTGCGATTGCACTGCGGGAAGTTGCTGGCGTGCGCGCAATGATAAAATGGCCAAACGATGTTCGTGTCGGTGAGAAGAAGATATGCGGAATCCTTGCTGAACTTAGCAAAGACGCAAGGGGAAACCAGTTCATCGTACTTGGTTTTGGAGTGAATGTAAACCAGTCAAGCTTTTCGGGGGACCTGGAGCAAGTTGCCACTTCCGTAAAGATCGAAACCGGTGAGAAGATACCAAGGTTGCCTCTAATCAGAAAGCTACTCGAAAACCTGGAGGAGTTCTATTTTCAGTGCAAGAAGGACGGGTTTTCTGGGATTCTCAAGGGTGTGAGGGAGATTTCTACACTAATGGGGAAGCGGGTTGAAGTGAGTCTTGGTGGAGAGACCATATCGGGTTACGTCCAGGACATAGACGATATGGGCAGGCTCATAATAAGAACAGATGATGGAAATATAAGGGAGATATTCGCCGGAGAGGCTAATACAGTGAGGTGA
- a CDS encoding MBL fold metallo-hydrolase — protein MVVEQIVVGPVATNCYVVADGEEGVGAIIDPGGEPTKIMDVVNRLSVQIAYIINTHGHIDHIGANGSIKELTGAPIMIHGADAGMLTSAVHNLSTLMGCEITSPDADRILGEGDTIMLGDVKLEVAHTPGHSPGSICLLGDELVFSGDTMFFDSIGRTDFPGSSYEDIMNSIREVLIPLNDDVTVYPGHGPWGRMGEIRAVNPFLCL, from the coding sequence TTGGTAGTTGAGCAGATAGTGGTGGGTCCCGTGGCAACTAACTGCTACGTGGTGGCTGACGGAGAAGAAGGTGTCGGAGCGATCATTGATCCAGGAGGAGAACCAACAAAGATAATGGATGTGGTGAACAGGCTGAGTGTTCAAATCGCCTATATCATAAACACCCACGGACACATCGACCACATTGGGGCAAACGGCAGTATAAAAGAGTTGACAGGTGCTCCCATAATGATTCACGGGGCGGACGCCGGAATGCTTACCTCGGCAGTCCACAACTTATCCACACTCATGGGGTGTGAGATTACCTCGCCCGATGCAGACAGGATTCTTGGCGAGGGAGACACCATAATGTTAGGGGATGTAAAACTGGAGGTTGCACACACTCCCGGCCACTCTCCCGGTTCTATCTGTCTTTTGGGTGACGAGCTCGTATTTTCCGGCGACACGATGTTCTTTGACTCTATTGGAAGAACAGACTTCCCCGGTAGTTCTTATGAGGACATTATGAACTCGATAAGGGAAGTTCTCATCCCTCTAAACGATGATGTCACAGTATATCCGGGCCATGGACCGTGGGGGAGAATGGGGGAAATAAGAGCGGTGAACCCCTTCCTCTGTTTATGA
- the tsaB gene encoding tRNA (adenosine(37)-N6)-threonylcarbamoyltransferase complex dimerization subunit type 1 TsaB, translating to MNRLILGIETSSDFGGVALADEGGVVAEELTRRRLNHSEELVKLISSALKGLRSGLDDLQGVAVSIGPGSFTGLRVGLAAAKGLCLSKGLPLLGIPSLDALASMCPESSLPVHAIIDAKRGEVYWSSYRYESGMQTRTGEYIAVTPQGLVERISEETMLIGSGVDVYRDFIVENRKGLAKFVTPNPQSPLPSVIAVLGLQRLKANQIEEIESLEPIYIRPSDAEIKEKNG from the coding sequence ATGAACCGGTTGATCCTTGGCATCGAAACCTCCTCGGATTTTGGTGGGGTCGCACTAGCAGACGAGGGGGGTGTAGTTGCGGAGGAACTCACCAGGAGAAGGCTCAACCATTCCGAAGAGCTCGTCAAGCTTATAAGCTCTGCGTTGAAGGGCCTCCGGTCCGGGCTCGACGACCTGCAAGGTGTGGCGGTTTCTATAGGGCCGGGTTCGTTTACAGGACTGAGGGTAGGTCTTGCCGCGGCGAAAGGATTGTGCCTTTCAAAGGGGCTCCCGCTTTTGGGCATTCCCTCTCTGGATGCCCTGGCAAGCATGTGCCCTGAGAGCTCTCTGCCCGTGCACGCCATTATTGATGCAAAACGGGGAGAGGTCTACTGGTCGAGCTACAGGTACGAGTCCGGAATGCAGACGCGAACTGGAGAATACATTGCAGTTACTCCCCAGGGCCTTGTTGAACGAATATCAGAAGAAACAATGTTGATCGGGTCGGGAGTAGATGTGTATAGGGATTTTATCGTCGAGAATAGGAAAGGATTGGCAAAATTTGTGACGCCGAATCCTCAATCTCCGTTGCCATCAGTTATCGCTGTCCTGGGCTTACAGAGGCTCAAAGCTAACCAGATAGAGGAGATTGAATCTCTTGAACCAATATATATCAGGCCGTCGGATGCAGAGATCAAGGAGAAAAATGGGTGA
- a CDS encoding type III pantothenate kinase produces the protein MLLAIEVGNTNTLVGLFDSSKVVRTWRLSTQRPMTGDESMLLISQLLSSAEVPARSVNGVILSCVVPELTDTFVRGAREITHAEPVVVGSHLKMDVELCYSVPEEMGADRIADVVGAWDRYHGPLIVIDFGTATTFDVVSRDGRCVGGAICPGILSGALDLARRGAKLPQVEIKVPQRALGRNTLESMQSGIIYGAVGQVKELISRLTEELGEKPKVVATGGFVDVIAPELGDVEIDRNLTLKGLRILYEKNKKD, from the coding sequence GTGTTGCTTGCGATAGAGGTCGGTAATACGAACACACTTGTGGGTTTGTTTGATTCCAGTAAGGTTGTTCGCACCTGGAGATTATCCACGCAGCGTCCCATGACTGGTGATGAGAGTATGCTTTTGATTAGCCAACTTCTTAGTTCAGCTGAGGTGCCTGCCCGAAGCGTGAATGGGGTGATACTGTCATGTGTGGTGCCAGAACTTACTGATACGTTTGTTCGCGGCGCAAGAGAGATAACTCACGCGGAACCCGTAGTCGTTGGTTCTCATCTGAAGATGGATGTGGAGCTTTGCTATTCCGTCCCGGAAGAGATGGGCGCTGATAGAATTGCAGATGTGGTTGGCGCGTGGGATAGGTATCACGGTCCGTTGATCGTGATCGATTTCGGAACAGCTACCACTTTTGATGTTGTCAGCAGGGATGGCAGGTGTGTGGGAGGAGCCATTTGTCCTGGTATTCTGAGCGGTGCTCTCGACCTGGCCAGAAGAGGAGCCAAACTCCCTCAGGTGGAGATAAAGGTACCGCAGAGAGCTCTGGGCAGAAACACTTTGGAGAGCATGCAATCGGGTATCATCTATGGTGCGGTGGGACAGGTGAAGGAGCTGATCTCCAGGCTCACAGAAGAGCTGGGGGAAAAGCCAAAGGTTGTTGCCACTGGTGGGTTCGTAGATGTTATTGCCCCCGAACTGGGCGATGTGGAGATAGACAGAAACTTGACACTTAAGGGCCTTAGAATCCTCTACGAAAAGAACAAGAAGGACTGA